Proteins from a single region of Shinella zoogloeoides:
- the exbB gene encoding tonB-system energizer ExbB, with product MLKRSRLYFAIILMGLAAPHAVSAQTQETPAVQTDSQPEAGQSTTGTATGAGTTTDTTSRPTTVENEAGASTTPASAAETGTAPADDDAVALDTAGERQAGLPHDLSPWGMFMAADIVVKGVMIGLAFASVVTWTVLLVKLAELGGAQRSASRAVRQLTAARGLEDGEDAIGGNRGVVGRMTRAARDEMEASEAVLDHVSDGGVKERIASRLTRMEVHAGRRIAKGTGLLATIGSTAPFVGLFGTVWGIMNSFIGISKAQTTNLAIVAPGIAEALLATAIGLVAAIPAVVIYNFLARAITGYRQNLADASAAIERLASRDLDVRRAMRHPAQRAERVAKAG from the coding sequence GTGCTGAAACGGTCTCGACTGTACTTTGCGATCATCCTGATGGGGCTTGCCGCCCCGCACGCCGTTTCGGCGCAGACACAGGAGACCCCCGCGGTCCAGACGGACAGCCAGCCGGAAGCCGGACAATCCACGACGGGCACGGCGACAGGCGCCGGCACGACGACGGACACGACATCGCGTCCGACGACCGTCGAAAACGAAGCCGGTGCATCGACCACCCCGGCGAGCGCCGCCGAAACCGGCACGGCTCCAGCCGATGACGACGCGGTAGCGCTCGATACGGCCGGCGAGCGGCAGGCAGGCCTTCCGCACGATCTTTCCCCGTGGGGCATGTTCATGGCGGCCGATATCGTCGTCAAGGGCGTGATGATCGGCCTTGCCTTCGCTTCGGTCGTCACCTGGACCGTCCTGCTCGTCAAGCTTGCCGAACTCGGCGGCGCGCAGCGCTCGGCCAGCCGGGCCGTGCGCCAGCTCACCGCGGCCCGCGGCCTTGAGGACGGCGAGGACGCCATCGGCGGCAACCGCGGCGTCGTCGGCCGCATGACGCGCGCGGCGCGCGACGAGATGGAAGCCTCGGAAGCCGTGCTCGACCATGTCTCCGACGGCGGCGTGAAGGAGCGCATCGCCTCGCGCCTCACCCGCATGGAAGTGCATGCCGGGCGGCGCATCGCCAAGGGCACCGGCCTTCTCGCCACCATCGGCTCGACCGCGCCCTTCGTGGGCCTGTTCGGCACCGTCTGGGGCATCATGAACTCGTTCATCGGCATCTCGAAGGCACAGACCACCAATCTCGCCATCGTCGCCCCCGGCATCGCCGAAGCCCTTCTGGCGACGGCCATCGGCCTCGTCGCCGCCATCCCCGCCGTGGTGATCTACAATTTCCTCGCCCGCGCCATCACCGGCTACCGCCAGAACCTCGCGGACGCCTCCGCCGCCATCGAGCGGCTTGCCAGCCGCGATCTCGACGTGCGCCGCGCCATGCGCCATCCCGCGCAGCGCGCCGAGCGCGTCGCCAAGGCCGGGTGA
- a CDS encoding valine--tRNA ligase, with the protein MLEKNYDSAAVEPRIAKMWDDADAFRAGEGAKPGAETFTIVIPPPNVTGSLHMGHALNNTLQDIMVRFERMRGKDVLWQPGMDHAGIATQMVVERKLAAEKLPGRREMGREAFIEKVWEWKAESGGLIFNQLKRLGASCDWSRERFTMDEGLSEAVLEVFVSLYKEGLIYRGKRLVNWDPKFETAISDLEVENREVDGHMWHFKYPLADGATYTYVEKDADGNIVFQEERDYISIATTRPETMLGDGAVAVHPSDERYAPIVGKLCEIPVGPKEHRRLIPIITDEYPEKDFGSGAVKITGAHDFNDYQVARRNNIPLYRLMDTRAAMRADGEAYAVYAAQALEIAKSGHVPSEAEVDDINLVPDEYRGLDRYEARKRIVDAINAEGLAVTVKDAEGNDVPYVENKKVMQPFGDRSGVVIEPMLTDQWFADAATLAKPAIASVREGRTNFVPKNWEKTYFEWMENIEPWCISRQLWWGHQIPAWYGPDGQVFVEKTEEEALHAAIQHYIAHEGPWKAWVEEKLENFAPGEILTRDEDVLDTWFSSALWPFSTLGWPEQTRELEKYYQTDVLVTGFDIIFFWVARMMMMGLHFMKDEFGNPVEPFHTVYVHALVRDKNGQKMSKSKGNVIDPLELIDEYGADALRFTLAIMAAQGRDVKLDPARIAGYRNFGTKLWNATRFAEMNGVKADPKFVPETASLTINRWILTELARTARDVTEAIETYRFNDAAGTLYRFVWNQFCDWYLELLKPVFSGEDEAAKAESQACAAYVLEETYKLLHPFMPFMTEELWAHTAGEGTTRDSMICHASWPSPAYADDAAADEINWLVDLVTGIRSVRAEMNVPPSATAPLVVVGANALTKARLATHDSAIRRLARVADIRLEDAAPKGAAQIVVGEATACLPLGTLIDLAAEKARLEKAIDKAKAEAARIQGKLSNEKFVANAKPEVVEAERERMAELDQQLASLSVALARVSEAG; encoded by the coding sequence ATGCTTGAAAAAAACTATGATTCCGCAGCGGTCGAGCCGCGAATTGCCAAGATGTGGGACGACGCGGACGCCTTCCGCGCCGGCGAGGGTGCAAAGCCCGGCGCCGAGACCTTCACCATCGTCATCCCGCCGCCGAACGTGACCGGCTCGCTGCATATGGGCCACGCCCTCAACAACACGCTTCAGGACATCATGGTCCGCTTCGAGCGCATGCGCGGCAAGGACGTGCTGTGGCAGCCGGGCATGGACCATGCCGGCATCGCGACCCAGATGGTCGTCGAGCGCAAGCTTGCCGCCGAAAAGCTTCCCGGCCGCCGCGAGATGGGCCGTGAGGCCTTCATCGAGAAGGTCTGGGAGTGGAAGGCGGAATCGGGCGGCCTGATCTTCAACCAGTTGAAGCGCCTCGGCGCTTCCTGCGACTGGTCGCGCGAGCGCTTCACCATGGATGAGGGGCTTTCCGAAGCCGTGCTCGAAGTCTTCGTCTCGCTCTACAAGGAAGGCCTGATCTATCGCGGCAAGCGGCTGGTCAACTGGGATCCGAAGTTCGAGACGGCGATTTCCGATCTCGAGGTCGAGAACAGGGAAGTCGACGGCCACATGTGGCACTTCAAGTACCCGCTCGCCGACGGGGCCACCTATACCTATGTCGAGAAGGACGCGGACGGTAACATCGTCTTCCAGGAGGAGCGCGACTACATCTCCATCGCCACCACCCGTCCCGAGACGATGCTGGGCGACGGTGCTGTCGCCGTCCACCCGTCCGACGAGCGTTACGCGCCGATCGTCGGCAAGCTCTGCGAGATCCCGGTCGGCCCGAAGGAGCATCGCCGCCTCATCCCGATCATCACCGACGAATATCCGGAGAAGGATTTCGGCTCCGGCGCGGTCAAGATCACCGGCGCGCACGACTTTAACGACTACCAGGTCGCCCGCCGCAACAACATCCCGCTTTACCGGCTGATGGACACGCGCGCCGCCATGCGCGCTGACGGTGAGGCCTATGCCGTCTATGCCGCACAGGCGCTGGAGATTGCGAAGTCGGGTCATGTGCCCAGCGAGGCGGAGGTCGACGACATCAACCTCGTGCCCGACGAGTATCGCGGTCTCGACCGCTATGAGGCGCGCAAGCGCATCGTTGACGCGATCAATGCCGAGGGCCTCGCCGTTACGGTGAAGGACGCCGAGGGCAACGACGTTCCCTATGTCGAGAACAAGAAGGTCATGCAGCCCTTCGGCGACCGCTCCGGCGTCGTCATCGAGCCGATGCTGACCGACCAGTGGTTTGCCGATGCCGCGACGCTGGCCAAGCCCGCCATCGCCTCCGTCCGCGAGGGGCGCACGAACTTCGTTCCGAAGAACTGGGAAAAGACCTACTTCGAGTGGATGGAGAACATCGAGCCGTGGTGCATCTCGCGCCAGCTCTGGTGGGGCCATCAGATTCCGGCCTGGTACGGTCCGGATGGACAGGTCTTCGTGGAGAAGACCGAGGAGGAGGCGCTGCACGCCGCCATCCAGCACTACATCGCCCACGAAGGCCCCTGGAAGGCCTGGGTCGAGGAGAAGCTGGAGAACTTCGCGCCGGGTGAAATCCTGACGCGCGACGAAGACGTGCTCGACACCTGGTTTTCCTCCGCGCTCTGGCCGTTCTCGACGCTCGGCTGGCCGGAGCAGACGAGGGAACTGGAGAAATATTACCAGACCGACGTCCTCGTCACCGGCTTCGACATCATCTTCTTCTGGGTCGCCCGCATGATGATGATGGGCCTGCACTTCATGAAGGACGAGTTCGGCAATCCGGTCGAGCCGTTCCACACCGTCTATGTCCACGCGCTGGTGCGTGACAAGAACGGGCAGAAGATGTCGAAGTCGAAGGGCAACGTCATCGACCCGCTCGAGCTGATCGACGAATACGGCGCGGACGCGCTGCGCTTCACGCTGGCCATCATGGCCGCGCAGGGCCGCGACGTGAAGCTCGACCCGGCCCGCATCGCCGGCTACCGCAACTTCGGCACCAAGCTGTGGAACGCCACGCGCTTTGCCGAAATGAACGGCGTGAAGGCCGATCCGAAGTTCGTGCCGGAGACGGCGTCGCTGACGATCAACCGCTGGATCCTGACTGAGCTTGCCCGCACGGCGCGCGACGTCACCGAGGCCATCGAGACCTACCGCTTCAACGATGCGGCCGGCACACTCTACCGCTTCGTCTGGAACCAGTTCTGCGACTGGTATCTCGAATTGCTGAAGCCGGTCTTCAGCGGCGAGGACGAGGCCGCCAAGGCGGAATCGCAGGCCTGCGCGGCCTATGTGCTGGAAGAGACCTACAAGCTCCTCCACCCCTTCATGCCCTTCATGACGGAAGAGCTGTGGGCGCATACCGCCGGCGAGGGCACGACGCGCGACAGCATGATCTGCCACGCTTCCTGGCCGTCGCCGGCCTATGCGGACGACGCTGCGGCCGACGAGATCAACTGGCTGGTCGATCTCGTCACCGGCATCCGTTCCGTCCGCGCCGAGATGAACGTGCCGCCGAGCGCGACGGCTCCGCTCGTCGTCGTGGGCGCCAACGCGCTGACGAAGGCGCGTCTCGCCACGCACGATTCGGCGATCCGCCGCCTCGCCCGCGTTGCGGATATTCGTCTTGAGGATGCCGCACCGAAGGGCGCGGCGCAGATCGTCGTCGGCGAAGCGACCGCCTGCCTGCCGCTCGGCACCCTGATCGATCTGGCCGCCGAAAAGGCCCGCCTCGAAAAGGCGATCGACAAGGCGAAGGCGGAAGCCGCGCGCATCCAAGGCAAGCTGTCGAACGAAAAGTTCGTCGCCAACGCCAAGCCAGAGGTGGTCGAGGCCGAGCGCGAGCGCATGGCCGAGTTGGATCAGCAGCTTGCAAGTCTCTCGGTGGCGCTCGCCCGCGTTAGCGAAGCGGGCTGA
- the xth gene encoding exodeoxyribonuclease III yields the protein MKIATWNINGVRARLDNLVAWLKESSPDIVGLQEIKTVDEGFPRAEIEALGYHVETHGQKGFNGVALLSKIRPDEVNRGLPGGDGDEQSRFMEGVFSVKGGVIRFCCLYLPNGNPPDDPVKYPYKLSWMDRLAAFAEDRLALEEPLILAGDYNVIPEPHDCWDVKAWEKDALYLPPTRQAFRRLENLGFTDAVRASTDAAPLYTFWDYQAGCWPKNNGIRIDHLMLSAEASDRLVSTGIEKHVRNWEKPSDHVPVVAVLDFAAV from the coding sequence ATCAAGATCGCCACCTGGAACATCAACGGCGTGCGGGCACGCCTCGACAATCTGGTCGCATGGCTGAAGGAATCCAGTCCCGACATCGTCGGGCTGCAGGAAATCAAGACCGTCGACGAGGGCTTTCCGCGCGCCGAGATCGAGGCGCTCGGCTACCATGTCGAGACCCATGGCCAGAAGGGCTTCAACGGTGTCGCGCTCCTTTCGAAGATTCGCCCCGACGAGGTGAACCGCGGCCTTCCCGGCGGCGACGGCGACGAGCAGTCCCGCTTCATGGAAGGCGTCTTCTCCGTCAAGGGCGGCGTCATCCGCTTCTGCTGCCTCTATCTTCCGAACGGCAACCCGCCGGACGATCCGGTGAAATATCCCTACAAGCTCTCGTGGATGGACCGGCTCGCCGCCTTCGCCGAGGACCGGCTTGCGCTGGAGGAGCCGCTGATCCTCGCCGGCGACTACAATGTCATTCCCGAGCCGCACGACTGCTGGGATGTGAAGGCGTGGGAGAAGGATGCGCTCTACCTGCCGCCGACCCGCCAGGCCTTCCGCCGTCTCGAAAATCTCGGCTTCACCGATGCCGTGCGCGCGTCCACGGACGCCGCGCCGCTCTATACGTTCTGGGATTATCAGGCGGGGTGCTGGCCGAAGAACAACGGCATCCGCATCGACCACCTCATGCTGTCGGCCGAAGCCTCCGACCGCCTCGTCTCGACGGGCATCGAGAAGCATGTACGCAACTGGGAAAAGCCGTCGGACCACGTTCCGGTGGTGGCGGTGCTGGATTTCGCGGCTGTCTGA
- a CDS encoding protein-L-isoaspartate O-methyltransferase family protein has product MDYKAARTKMVDNQIRTTDVTSHEVLDAFLTVPREEFVPAAVKPLAYIDNDIQLAPGRFLMEPSPLAKLIQLADIAPGDIVLEVGCGSGYASAILSKLGSSVVALESDAELAASATETLASLGYDNVAVVTGDLEGGYAPEAPYDAVFVHGAVEFVPEALFAQLRDGGRLVVVEGYGNASQARLYIKEGGRVAERNAFNTAVKPLPGFRKAKEFVF; this is encoded by the coding sequence ATTGACTACAAAGCAGCGCGCACGAAGATGGTGGACAACCAGATCCGTACGACGGATGTGACGTCGCACGAGGTGCTCGACGCCTTCCTGACGGTTCCGCGCGAGGAATTCGTGCCCGCGGCCGTAAAGCCGCTCGCCTATATCGATAATGACATCCAGCTTGCGCCCGGCCGCTTCCTCATGGAGCCGTCGCCGCTCGCCAAGTTGATCCAGCTCGCCGATATCGCACCGGGCGACATCGTGCTGGAAGTCGGCTGCGGCAGCGGTTACGCCTCGGCGATCCTGTCGAAGCTCGGCAGTTCGGTCGTGGCGCTGGAAAGCGACGCGGAACTTGCCGCGAGCGCGACGGAAACCCTTGCCAGCCTCGGCTATGACAATGTCGCCGTCGTCACCGGCGATCTCGAGGGCGGATACGCTCCGGAGGCGCCTTACGACGCCGTCTTCGTGCATGGCGCGGTCGAGTTCGTGCCGGAAGCGCTGTTCGCGCAGCTTCGCGATGGCGGCCGCCTCGTCGTGGTCGAAGGCTACGGCAACGCCTCGCAGGCGCGCCTCTATATCAAGGAGGGCGGCCGCGTGGCCGAGCGCAATGCCTTCAACACGGCCGTCAAGCCGCTGCCGGGCTTCCGCAAGGCGAAGGAATTCGTCTTCTGA
- a CDS encoding HesB/IscA family protein: MTDKSVTISDAAARRIASILGASPEKQALRVSVEGGGCSGFSYKFDLVEDRQDDDLLLEKDDARVLIDQLSLVYMDGSEIDCVDNLLGQSFQIRNPNAVASCGCGTSFSI, encoded by the coding sequence ATGACCGACAAGTCCGTAACCATCTCCGACGCCGCCGCAAGGCGCATCGCGTCCATCCTCGGCGCATCGCCGGAAAAACAGGCCCTGCGCGTGTCAGTCGAAGGCGGCGGCTGCTCCGGCTTTTCCTACAAGTTCGACCTTGTCGAAGACCGCCAGGACGACGACCTTCTCCTCGAAAAGGACGACGCCCGGGTGCTGATCGACCAGCTTTCCCTCGTCTATATGGACGGCTCGGAGATCGACTGCGTCGATAACCTGCTCGGCCAGTCCTTCCAGATCAGGAATCCGAACGCCGTCGCAAGCTGCGGCTGCGGCACCAGCTTCTCGATCTGA
- the exbD gene encoding TonB system transport protein ExbD, with the protein MAGKIKEGIGDDLEENSEINVTPFIDVMLVLLIIFMVAAPLATVDINVDLPSSVAQPTPREDKPVFMTLKKDLTVSIGNGEIARDNFGPALDAVTEGNKDARILLRADKAVDYGSVMDVMNLLRGAGYGKIALVGLEGAPAQ; encoded by the coding sequence ATGGCCGGCAAGATCAAGGAAGGTATCGGCGACGACCTCGAGGAGAACAGCGAAATCAACGTGACGCCGTTCATCGACGTCATGCTGGTTCTGCTCATCATCTTCATGGTGGCCGCGCCGCTCGCCACCGTCGACATCAATGTCGACCTGCCCTCCTCCGTCGCCCAGCCGACGCCGCGCGAGGACAAGCCGGTCTTCATGACGCTGAAGAAGGACCTGACGGTCTCCATCGGCAATGGCGAGATCGCGCGCGACAATTTCGGCCCGGCGCTCGACGCCGTGACGGAAGGCAACAAGGACGCCCGCATCCTTCTGCGCGCCGACAAGGCCGTGGACTACGGCAGCGTCATGGATGTGATGAACCTCCTGCGCGGCGCCGGCTACGGCAAGATCGCCCTTGTGGGCCTCGAAGGCGCTCCCGCGCAATAG
- a CDS encoding deoxyguanosinetriphosphate triphosphohydrolase codes for MTFDRHALGFGAGQRALYASDPWATRGRLFPEGESPTRSDFQRDRDRIVHTTAFRRLKHKTQVFIAADGDHYRTRLTHTIEVAQIARALARALKLDEDLAEGVALVHDFGHTPFGHTGEDALHEVLEPFGGFDHNAQSLRIVTKLERRYADFDGLNLTWESLEGLVKHNGPLIGPTGKCTHGEDVPRPILEYCAVHDLELGSFASLEAQVAAIADDIAYNTHDIDDGLRSGFLDFEMLEEVPFLAKLMKEVRDRYPGLEDARFTHEIMRRQITAMVEDVISYAQQAIREERPESAEDVRKAHRCLATFSEEMSVTDKQIKKLLFSRIYRHPEVMRVRANAASILTDLYHAYMDDPQLMQGHYWVDRIATMPESARARHVGDYLAGMTDNYAINTHRRLFDHTPELR; via the coding sequence ATGACGTTTGACAGACATGCGCTGGGCTTCGGCGCCGGACAACGCGCCCTCTATGCATCCGACCCCTGGGCGACCCGAGGGCGGCTTTTCCCGGAGGGGGAAAGCCCGACGCGCTCGGACTTCCAGCGCGACCGAGACCGTATCGTCCACACGACCGCCTTCCGCCGCCTCAAGCACAAGACGCAGGTCTTCATCGCCGCCGACGGCGATCATTATCGCACGCGCCTGACCCATACGATCGAGGTGGCGCAGATCGCCCGCGCGCTGGCCCGTGCCCTGAAGCTCGACGAGGACCTCGCCGAAGGCGTCGCGCTGGTGCACGATTTCGGCCACACGCCCTTCGGCCATACCGGTGAGGACGCGCTGCACGAGGTTCTCGAACCTTTCGGCGGCTTCGATCACAATGCGCAATCGCTGCGTATCGTCACCAAGCTGGAACGGCGTTACGCCGATTTCGACGGGCTGAACCTTACCTGGGAAAGCCTGGAAGGCCTCGTCAAGCACAATGGGCCGCTGATCGGCCCGACGGGCAAATGCACGCATGGGGAAGACGTGCCGCGGCCGATTCTCGAATATTGCGCCGTGCACGATCTCGAACTCGGCAGTTTCGCCAGCCTGGAGGCGCAGGTGGCGGCGATTGCCGACGACATCGCCTACAACACCCACGATATCGACGACGGCCTGCGCTCCGGTTTCCTCGATTTCGAGATGCTGGAGGAGGTGCCGTTCCTCGCGAAACTGATGAAGGAAGTGCGCGATCGTTATCCGGGGCTGGAGGACGCGCGCTTCACCCATGAGATCATGCGCCGGCAAATCACCGCCATGGTCGAGGACGTCATCAGCTATGCGCAGCAGGCGATCCGCGAGGAGCGTCCCGAAAGCGCCGAGGACGTGCGCAAGGCCCATCGCTGCCTTGCCACCTTCTCGGAAGAAATGTCGGTGACGGACAAGCAGATCAAGAAGCTGCTGTTCTCGCGCATCTACCGCCACCCGGAAGTGATGCGGGTGAGGGCGAACGCCGCCTCGATCCTCACCGACCTCTACCACGCCTATATGGACGACCCGCAGCTCATGCAGGGCCACTATTGGGTGGACCGGATCGCGACCATGCCGGAATCGGCGCGCGCCCGCCATGTCGGCGATTATCTTGCGGGAATGACCGACAACTACGCGATCAACACGCATCGCCGTCTGTTTGACCATACCCCCGAATTGCGATAG
- the exoR gene encoding exopolysaccharide production regulator ExoR has protein sequence MKVVVMGLCLSLSSWMAPQALAFDPQSGVSKESGPFDLFKFGFFSYKEGRKGDAVEAYRYAAEKGHTGSRWALANMYADGDGVPENDLEAFKIYSEIAQAGVEPGSEDTGYFANALIALASYYRRGIPDSPVKIDLTQARQLYFQAASAFGIPEAQFQLGRMMLTGEGGSVSVHQAKKWLNRARSKGHAGAMGLFGNIIFQEGDAARGLAFMTAALDHCPPKDCGWLQANQEEAFSVASEADRRKGVALAQNIRANPDE, from the coding sequence ATGAAAGTAGTGGTAATGGGCCTTTGCCTTTCGCTGTCTTCCTGGATGGCGCCCCAGGCCCTCGCATTCGATCCGCAGTCCGGTGTCAGCAAGGAGAGCGGTCCGTTCGACCTCTTCAAGTTCGGGTTCTTCTCCTACAAGGAGGGACGCAAGGGCGATGCCGTCGAGGCCTATCGCTACGCGGCGGAAAAGGGCCATACCGGCTCGCGCTGGGCGCTTGCCAACATGTATGCCGATGGCGACGGCGTGCCGGAGAACGATCTCGAGGCTTTCAAGATCTATAGCGAGATCGCCCAGGCCGGCGTCGAGCCGGGTTCCGAGGATACGGGCTACTTCGCCAATGCGCTGATCGCGCTCGCCAGCTACTACCGTCGCGGCATTCCCGACAGCCCCGTCAAGATCGATCTTACGCAGGCGCGCCAGCTCTATTTCCAGGCCGCTTCCGCCTTCGGTATTCCCGAAGCCCAGTTCCAGCTCGGTCGCATGATGCTGACGGGCGAGGGTGGTTCCGTCAGCGTGCATCAGGCCAAGAAATGGCTGAACCGGGCGCGCAGCAAGGGCCATGCCGGCGCCATGGGCCTCTTCGGCAATATCATCTTCCAGGAGGGCGATGCAGCCCGGGGCCTCGCCTTCATGACGGCCGCCCTCGACCATTGCCCGCCGAAGGACTGTGGCTGGTTGCAGGCCAATCAGGAGGAAGCCTTCTCCGTCGCCAGCGAGGCAGACCGCCGCAAGGGCGTCGCGCTCGCACAGAATATCCGGGCCAATCCCGACGAATAG
- a CDS encoding PopZ family protein, whose translation MAQPNVAREPSMDEILASIRKIIENNEAQPDLAADAGEDEGFAITTESHASLMDHPAVVDRFHSEEQRAAAPSFQRSEPGQGGQPALSLADVAARVRAASERHVAANRENAEPVAIEPEPAHEESPLIAVRLSETSRPALIETVEPAIEEAVVAAPVQAVVEPIAAGRDIAALISPAVGERVAQSFGALAEAIDAGPRRSFDEIAEDMLRPMLQEWLDDNLPTLVERLVREEIERVARGPRR comes from the coding sequence ATGGCTCAGCCGAATGTAGCGCGTGAACCGTCCATGGATGAGATCCTGGCGTCGATCCGCAAGATCATCGAAAACAACGAGGCGCAGCCTGACCTTGCCGCCGATGCCGGCGAGGACGAGGGCTTTGCCATCACCACCGAGAGCCATGCGAGCCTCATGGATCATCCCGCCGTGGTCGACCGCTTCCATTCGGAAGAGCAGCGCGCCGCCGCGCCGTCGTTCCAGCGGAGCGAGCCGGGGCAGGGCGGCCAGCCGGCCCTGTCGCTGGCCGATGTCGCCGCGCGCGTGCGCGCCGCCTCCGAGCGCCATGTCGCCGCCAACCGGGAGAATGCCGAGCCTGTCGCCATCGAGCCGGAGCCGGCGCACGAGGAAAGCCCGCTCATCGCGGTCCGCCTGAGCGAGACGAGCCGCCCGGCTCTCATCGAAACGGTCGAGCCTGCCATCGAGGAAGCGGTGGTCGCCGCGCCTGTTCAGGCCGTTGTCGAGCCGATCGCGGCCGGCCGCGATATCGCTGCGCTCATTTCACCGGCTGTCGGCGAGCGTGTGGCGCAGTCCTTCGGCGCGCTGGCCGAGGCCATCGATGCCGGCCCGCGCCGCTCCTTCGACGAGATCGCCGAGGACATGCTGCGCCCGATGCTGCAGGAATGGCTCGACGACAACCTGCCGACGCTGGTCGAGCGGCTGGTGCGTGAAGAGATCGAGCGGGTGGCGCGCGGCCCGCGCCGCTGA
- a CDS encoding OmpP1/FadL family transporter: protein MRKNKLGLGAMAAVSLLAATSAHAGGLERGGYNIDLLFDPSDYAAEAAVTYVNPQRKLNNVRDSNTGTPGVTPGGDGNVNSRPSSGIGATEGYWVPRIGFKASIGDAVNCMADYSEPWGAHLNQGANWAGANENIETKIDVENYATTCSYSFDVGPGKLRVIGGGFYQEVSGFQERLAAYLGAPVSSQIGVGRLDMEGSGWGWRAGIAYEIEEYALRTSLVYNSAVDLDNLSGTLNLSQLPAMPGTPFGKILPVYGNVSLPDALEFKFQTGIAPDWLAFGSVKWTDWSQLQSIPFCAKGTGPCTPGLPTGGTNKELTSIDLLYRDGWTVSGGVGHKFNDKWSGALSLTWDRGVSTGVGTHTDTWTVGAGVSYAATENVEFRIAGALGVLTSGSSGATVRDGRTYGQRASYDFGDDLVSAISTSLKVKF from the coding sequence ATGCGTAAGAATAAACTTGGCCTCGGCGCGATGGCGGCGGTCTCGCTCCTGGCGGCCACGTCCGCTCATGCGGGTGGTCTGGAGCGTGGCGGCTACAATATCGATCTGCTGTTCGATCCTTCGGACTATGCGGCGGAAGCGGCTGTTACCTATGTCAACCCGCAGCGCAAGCTGAACAATGTGCGCGATAGCAATACCGGGACTCCCGGGGTTACGCCCGGCGGAGACGGCAATGTGAACAGTCGCCCAAGCAGCGGCATTGGTGCTACTGAAGGGTACTGGGTTCCGCGGATCGGCTTCAAGGCTTCGATCGGTGATGCCGTCAACTGCATGGCGGACTATTCCGAACCATGGGGTGCCCATCTGAATCAGGGGGCCAACTGGGCCGGCGCCAACGAAAATATAGAGACCAAGATCGACGTCGAAAACTATGCAACAACATGCTCCTACTCTTTTGATGTAGGGCCGGGGAAGCTACGCGTGATCGGTGGCGGTTTCTATCAGGAAGTTTCGGGCTTTCAGGAGCGACTTGCGGCGTATCTCGGTGCTCCGGTGTCTTCGCAGATCGGCGTAGGGCGCCTTGACATGGAAGGAAGTGGTTGGGGGTGGCGTGCGGGCATCGCCTATGAAATCGAGGAATACGCATTGCGTACAAGCCTCGTCTATAACAGCGCTGTCGATCTGGATAACCTTAGCGGCACTCTGAACTTGTCGCAGCTCCCGGCAATGCCAGGTACCCCGTTTGGAAAAATTCTCCCGGTTTACGGCAACGTCAGTCTGCCGGACGCGCTTGAATTCAAGTTCCAGACAGGTATCGCCCCTGATTGGCTGGCTTTCGGCTCGGTCAAGTGGACCGATTGGAGCCAACTCCAGAGCATTCCGTTCTGCGCCAAGGGAACGGGGCCTTGCACTCCCGGTCTTCCAACGGGCGGAACGAATAAGGAGCTTACCTCAATCGACCTGCTTTACCGTGACGGCTGGACGGTCAGTGGCGGCGTCGGCCACAAGTTCAATGACAAGTGGAGCGGCGCTCTGAGCCTGACCTGGGACCGAGGCGTGAGCACGGGTGTGGGCACGCATACGGATACCTGGACCGTTGGTGCCGGTGTATCTTATGCCGCGACCGAGAATGTCGAATTCCGCATTGCCGGCGCTCTTGGTGTGCTGACGAGCGGTTCGTCCGGCGCGACCGTCAGGGATGGTCGTACATATGGACAGCGCGCGTCCTATGACTTCGGCGATGACCTCGTATCGGCAATCTCGACCTCGCTGAAGGTCAAGTTCTGA